The segment GGTGATCGCGGTGATCCGTGACCGCTTCCGGCTCGATGGGACGCAGCAGCTGCTCGACCTCGGGTGTGGTCCAGGAACGCTCGCGATCCCGCTGTCTCGGCACGTGAATGTCGTCCACGCGGTTGATCCCGAGTCGGCCATGGTCACCGAAGGCGTTCGGATCGCCGCCGTCGAGAAGGCGGTGCGTGTCGCCTGGCGGGTGGCGTGGGCGGCAGACCTCCCGCTGCTCGGGCTCCCTCCGATCGCGGTGGCTACACTCGGTCGGTCCTTCGGCTGGATGGACAGAACACGGGTGCTGTCCGATCTTGACCACCTGATCGAGCCCCACGGCGGGGTGGTGTTCGTCGGCAGCAGCGACGCAGGCGCCCGGCCCGACTGGTTGGACGTGATCGAGACCGTGGGTGCGGAGCATCTGGGTCCGGGCTACCGCGACCGTCACGGACCGAACCATCGCGGGGTCGATCCGGAGGTCGACTTGTCGTCGTCGCCGTTCCCGCAGGCGGACACGACCGTGTTCGATCAGTCGCTCACGTTCGGGCTGGACGACCTGATCGGGTTGCAGTTCTCGATGTCGTACACCAGCCCAGGGGTGCTCGGTCCTCGAAAGACTGCGTACGAACGGGACCTGCGCGCAGCCCTGCTGGCGTGCTCACCCTCTGGGGTGTTTCACCACGCGCGTCGGGTCGTGTGCACGGTGGCGGTTCGCGGATGAGGCCGTTGGCAGCGTGGCGGTTCGCCCGTTCAAGCGAGGGTGTCGAGCCAGCGCTCGCAGTCGCTCCTCCCGGCTACATGGCGAGCAAGTCTCCCCGGTCGAGGGCCTGGCACAGTAGCGTGGCGATCTCCCTGGGCAGCAGGTTCAGGTCGGCGATGGCCCTGGTGGTGAGGGGGACTTCTTCGAGGATGTACTCGCCTCGGTCGGTCCGGGCGAACTCCGGTCCGGTCCGGTTCTCGAAGTCCCACGTGTCGATGCGGGCCAGGTAGAAGAACTCCTTCTCGCCCTTGGTGTTCTCCGTCTCGTGGAGCAGGCGGACGATCTCAGCGTCGCCGGCGATCTCTTCGCGGACCTCGCGCAGGAGCGCTTCCTCGCGGGTGGCGTCGATTGCCTCAACGCCACCGCCGACGATGACCCAGTAGGAGGCGATGCCGGGGCGGACGCGTTTGATCACGAGCGTGGTGCCGTGCGGCGTGACGAGGACGGCGCGAACGCGCTCCTTCATGGGGCTCCTTCGAGCAGAGGATGGGGGGCGGCGGCATACGGCAGGACTGTGGTGAGTCGGGTGCCGATGGTCTCGGCACACCCGTGATCAGCAGCGTCACGGCCGGTGGTGGAGCATGGAGCAAACGCCCACCTCGCTGGCGGTGTAGGCGATGCCGCGCAGTACGGCCACGGGCGCGCCCCGGCCACGCTGGCCGAGGATGATCCCCGCGGCGGCGGCGATGAGGTCGGTGAAGGTCTCCTCTTGCTTCTTGCCGCCGTGCTCCGTTACCCGAAGAGGTGCGACGCCGGCGGCGCCGATGGAGATGGTGGTGGCCCCGCGTCGGTCGGCGCGGCCGTCGGAGTCCGCGATGACCACGGCGAGGTGTGCGCCGGTGTAGGTGATCAGGGCGTCGCGCAGGGCGCGGGCGGAGGCGTCCGGGTCCACGGGCAGCAGCCAGGCGCCCTCGGTGCCGGCGCGGTCGATCCCGGCGGAGGTGAGCTGATAGCCGAGGATGTGCCGGGCGATGATGGGGCCCTTGTCGGTGGCCAGGAAGTGCTCGCTCGATGAGTCCAGGATCAGTTGCACGATCTCCGCGGGCTTGCCCGTCTTGGCGGACAGTTCCAGGGCTCTGGGCCCGGGGACGACGCTGGCGAGGTCGACGTACCGGTTCTCTGCGATGGAGACGACCTTGCTGGCGACCACGACGATGTCCCCGTCTCGCAGTTCGATGCCGGTTCGGCTGAGGACGTTGGTGATGGTGCCCGCCAGGTCGTCGCCAGGCTGGAGCTCGGGGAAGGGCTCCAGAGCGAAGGCGGAGAAGCCTGAGGTCGGGGCGGCGGTCATCGGCAGGGCTCCTGCGGGGTGGGGACGGCGGTGTGCGGGTGGGCCTGCACGCGGCAAGCGTGTCAGCCCGCTGCTGGTGAGCCAGTCGGTCACGCGCTGGCGGTAGTGCGGCCACAGTCAGCGCGTCGGGCGCTTGTGTACCGGTGACGGTGGGTAGCCATCAGCCGACCAGGTCAACTCCGGTCCGCTCCACTCAGGAACTCGCGGGCGCCACGGAGGCGCGTGCCCAGCTTCTGCTGAGTGGCACGGCTGTCGAGTCGTACGTCGAGCCCGCCGGGAAGTCCTGTATCAGAGCGGCGCGCGGAGGGCAGCCGAGCGGGGTCGAGGCCGTCGCGGCGGGCGATGAGCTCGCCCAGCTCATGGCGGCTCAGAGCGTCCGGGCCGGCGAGGTGGAAGACGCCGACGGCGTCGGAGCGGGTGATCTCCCACAGGCCGGCAGCCAGGTCCTCCACGTGGACGGGACAGCGGATGTCGTCGGTGAACAAGGCGCCCTGCCGGGTGCCGTCGGCCAGCGCGTGCACCAGCTGCTCGTGCTCGGAGCGGCCTCCGCCGATGATCAGGGAAGTCCGGGCGACGGCCGCGTCGGGGCACAGGAGACGTACAGCGGTCTCGGCGGCCGCTTTCGCGGCCCCGTACGGGGTAAGCGGGTCCGGAAGGCAGGACTCGTCGTAACGGTCGCAGCCCGTGCCGGAGAAGACGGCATCGCTGGAAACGTGCACCAGACGGATGCCGCGCTCGGCCGCAGCCAGGGCGAGTCTCATACCGCCTTCGGCGGTGATCGACCAATCCGCTCCGCCGCTCGTCGCGTTGATCACCACGGCCGGAGCCACCGTGTCGAGGACCTCCTCCAGGCGGAGCGGGGCGCGAAGGTCGAGGTGATGCCAGGTCACCCCGCCGCGGTCGCCGGGGCGGGAATGGAACGTGGCGACCGGGGGCCGGCCCGCAGACGCCGCCTGGCGTACTAGCTCAGCCCCCAGGAAGCCGCTACCGCCGATGATCAGCACAGTCATGCCCCCTCACGCTACGGGCAGGCACCGCCGCCCAGAGCCGCTTCGGCAGAACTCGCCGGTCAGCCGGCCGAGGAGGCGCAAGCGGCGGAACCCCCAAGGACCTCCTCGCGAAGTCCAGCTGGGGGAAGGCCATCAACTGCTCCAGCCCAGGTCGCGCAGGACGGTGACGGCCCACTGGTAGTGGCCGGTGGCCTGGATCGTCTTGGCGCCCTCGGGATACAGGTCGCAGGTGAGGATCGCGATGATCTCTGCGTACGCGCGCAGCAGATGGCGGCGGCCGGCGGGGGTGCGGTCGGCGGCCTGGTCGAGCAGGCGCCGCCAGACGGTGAGGCGGTCGGCCTCGTACTGGCGGTAGTAGATGCAGGCGCCGGCGACGTCGTAGAGCGGGTCGCCGGTCATGGTGAAGGTGCCGAAGTCGATGACCGCGGAGACGCTCCCGGCGGTGAGCAGGAGGTTGTCGGGGTAGAGGTCGCCGTGGACGACGGCCTCGGGCCCGATGTACTCGCTGTCGAGCAGCGTGCGCAGGTCCTTAACGACGGTGGCGAAGTGGGGGACGTCGGCGCTCAGGATGTCGTGGACGGCCTTGAGCCGGGCGTCGAGCAGGCGGCGTAGAAAGGGGTGCCAGCCGAGGCCAGGGTCGGCGCCGGGTGTGCCGGGGTCGGCCAGCAGCATGCGGGGGCCCGCGTCGCCGGGTGGGGGCAGGGTGCCGAGGGCGGTGACGGCGTCGAGGTAGAGGGCCTCGGCCTCGGGAGTGGTCAGGTCGCAGGCCTCGCCCATCGGCCGGCCGGGCAGGAGCGTCTCGCGGGTGGCCAGGAGTGGGTTGTGTTGCTCGACCGAGCGGATCTCGGGCAGGGCGTAGGGCACCCGGTCGCGGTCGAGCCGGTCGTAGAAGCCGCGCAGGGTCTGCAGCCGGGCGGCCTGGGTGCCGTCGGGGTCCGCGTACACCTTGAGCACCTGCTCAGCGTCGAGGAGGTAGACCTTGGCCTCGGTGCCGGTGGCGATGAGGTCGGCGGCGTTGAGGCGATGGGCGGCGAGGAGGTCGCGTTCGGCCTGGGCGGTGATGTCGCTGACGTCGCGGCGGTGGATCACGGGGTGACTCCCGGAAGCGATGGCGATGGTACGGCTGGCGGGCCGGTTGGATTTGAAGGAGAAAGTCACCGGACAGAGTTCGGAGGCACCGCGTCGGCCTTCACTGCTCGTAGGTCCATGGCCGGCCAGTCTGGCGGTATTCCTCGACGGGGATGGGTGCGACGCCAGCCCGCATCCGCGCGGTGTAGAGCATGCCGTTCAGGTGGTCGATCTCGTGGTGGACCAGTCGGGCGAGTCCGTGCTCGTAGACGGTGGTCACCGCCTGGCCCTCCGGGGTGGTGGTCTCGACTGTGATCTTCAAGGGCCGGGGGACGAGGCCGCGGACATCGAAGAACGACAGGCAACCTTCGAACTTCTCGTCCATCTCCTCAGAGGTGGCGGTGATGCGGGCGTTGAGCAGCACGATCGGGTCGGCCCCAGGGGGCTGGATGACCGCTGCGGACCGGCTGATGCCGATCTGCGGGGCGGCTACGCCAAGGCCCTTGCCGGAGAAGTCGTGCGCGCGGCGGATGCGCTCCATGGCGTCTAGGAGTTGCCCCACGGCGGTGTCGGCGCTCTGCCACTCATCGGGGAGGGTAAACGGGCGGGCAGGCTCGCCCAGGCCGGGCGCGCCGTACTGAACGACGCCGAGATCGCGCATGTGCTGGCTGGGTCGCACCGGACCAACTCCCCCTTCGCGGACGGTCATAGGAAGTCTGCCCCACGGCTTGCCACCAGGCGGCTCGTTTCGCCCCCAACCCGCGGTGACCGGCCCGTGGCCGTTCACCTTGGTGTGGGCGAGGCCGGAGGTGAGGAGAAGGGCGTGTGCGCGGACTTCAGGGTCGGTGGCCAGTGCCGCATCGGCGAGGAGGTGGAGGCGCCCGATACAGGTCCAGGCGCGGCTGGTCGGCTGGAGCGGCCCCGTCGGCGTACAAGGCCGATGTCAGGAGATGTCGCCGAGGTAGCGGGTGGGGGACTCGGCGTGGGCGAGGTCGGCGATCAGGGGGCGCAGGCCGTGGGGCAGCAGGTTGAGGCCGGGCACCTTCTCCAGCTCCACCCATTCCAGGCCGGTCTGCACGTCGTCCTCGGCGTGGCCGCCGAGCTTGTCGGGATCACCCTCGGGCCGGCACAGGAAGATCGCTTCGACCCGGTGGTCTTCTGGGGCGCCGCCGTGGTTGGCGCCGATGTACTCGCGCAGCCACAGCAGACGCTCGGGTGTGACGTCCAGGCCGGTCTCCTCAAGGACCTCGCGGCGGACCGTGGTGCCGAGGGCCTCGCCGGGGTGCTGGCCGCCGCCGGGCAGGAAGTAGCAGTCCTGGCCCTCCCAGTGGGCGCGCTGGAGCAGGACGCGGCCGTCGTGGAGGACGACAGCCTTGGCCGCGTTGCGGACGGTCGCGGTGACGGGAGCGCTCATGCCGGGTTCCCTCTCGTGCTGGTCATTGGGTATTGCCGAAGCCCGTACCTTGTGCTCGGCCCGTGGCGGATCGGATCCGAGCGCGGGCGCGATTCAGTGCGGATCAGCTGACCGGCCTCCGGAGAACGTACGGCTGCGGACGGGCGCGAGGGCGAAATCGGCGATGTCGTGGAGGCCCGGCTGGTAGCCGTCCGAGGTGTCCACGGTCAGGGCTGGTACATCCAGAGAGATCGGCACGAATGAATCGAGGGAATGTTCTCCGGCGGCGATGGCATCGAGCAGGTCCTGGTCGCCGTGGGCGGCCCGGTGCCTGTCTTCCTTGGTGCGCTGGACGATGCGGTCGTGGGCAATATCGGCCGCGGTGGTGCAGTGGATAACGCGGACGTGTGCGAGGCCGGTGAGCGGCTCGAGGTTCGGGCGCCACAGCCGGTCTTGGAAGGCGGCTTCGGCGACGAGCGTGACGCCGGCCTTCAGGAGCACGTTGAGCGTGCCGAAGAAGGCATGGAGGGTGGGGAGGTTGAGGGGGTCCTCGCCGCCGCTCTGGTAGCCCGAGTGGGACAGGACCATGCCCTGTTTGATCTCGTCACGGATGATCGCGGGGCATCCGAGGATGCGGGCGAGCCCATGCGCAAGGGTGGTCTTCCCCGTTCCGGGTCCGCCGCTCACGACGACGAGGGTCGGTGTGCTCATCGCGTGTACTCGCAGGTCAGCATGGGGTTCCTGTTCGTGGGCGTCGTCCCGTGAGGGCAGGGGGCTGGACGTGGTGTTCCTTACGAGCCGGAGAGCGATGATTCCGGGCTCGCGGGACAGTTTGGTGCATTCGCGCGGGTGGTGTTGGGCCATCGTGGTCGACGACAGCTTCTCGTCCGCCCGCGCAACGCCCAGTACCGCCAAGACCTCCGGCAGCGCCGGGCCGGCGACCACCGCCGCCGGGACGGAGGGTGGCTTCGCACCCCGTCGGCCGGTGCCGCCTCCCTGACGCCCCCCGCATCTACTGCGAGAAGGACCAGGGGGACGGCCCGGAGTGATACGGGTTCCCTGCTGCAGGTCGCAACCGCGGGTGGTTCATTCTTGGGCTCGTCCGGTGACGAGAAGGTGCGCG is part of the Streptomyces sp. NBC_01216 genome and harbors:
- a CDS encoding class I SAM-dependent methyltransferase; its protein translation is MTNFAAAAPFYAAYRPGYPSAVIAVIRDRFRLDGTQQLLDLGCGPGTLAIPLSRHVNVVHAVDPESAMVTEGVRIAAVEKAVRVAWRVAWAADLPLLGLPPIAVATLGRSFGWMDRTRVLSDLDHLIEPHGGVVFVGSSDAGARPDWLDVIETVGAEHLGPGYRDRHGPNHRGVDPEVDLSSSPFPQADTTVFDQSLTFGLDDLIGLQFSMSYTSPGVLGPRKTAYERDLRAALLACSPSGVFHHARRVVCTVAVRG
- a CDS encoding NUDIX domain-containing protein, whose translation is MKERVRAVLVTPHGTTLVIKRVRPGIASYWVIVGGGVEAIDATREEALLREVREEIAGDAEIVRLLHETENTKGEKEFFYLARIDTWDFENRTGPEFARTDRGEYILEEVPLTTRAIADLNLLPREIATLLCQALDRGDLLAM
- a CDS encoding coenzyme F420-0:L-glutamate ligase: MTAAPTSGFSAFALEPFPELQPGDDLAGTITNVLSRTGIELRDGDIVVVASKVVSIAENRYVDLASVVPGPRALELSAKTGKPAEIVQLILDSSSEHFLATDKGPIIARHILGYQLTSAGIDRAGTEGAWLLPVDPDASARALRDALITYTGAHLAVVIADSDGRADRRGATTISIGAAGVAPLRVTEHGGKKQEETFTDLIAAAAGIILGQRGRGAPVAVLRGIAYTASEVGVCSMLHHRP
- a CDS encoding SDR family oxidoreductase; this encodes MTVLIIGGSGFLGAELVRQAASAGRPPVATFHSRPGDRGGVTWHHLDLRAPLRLEEVLDTVAPAVVINATSGGADWSITAEGGMRLALAAAERGIRLVHVSSDAVFSGTGCDRYDESCLPDPLTPYGAAKAAAETAVRLLCPDAAVARTSLIIGGGRSEHEQLVHALADGTRQGALFTDDIRCPVHVEDLAAGLWEITRSDAVGVFHLAGPDALSRHELGELIARRDGLDPARLPSARRSDTGLPGGLDVRLDSRATQQKLGTRLRGAREFLSGADRS
- a CDS encoding phosphotransferase family protein; translated protein: MIHRRDVSDITAQAERDLLAAHRLNAADLIATGTEAKVYLLDAEQVLKVYADPDGTQAARLQTLRGFYDRLDRDRVPYALPEIRSVEQHNPLLATRETLLPGRPMGEACDLTTPEAEALYLDAVTALGTLPPPGDAGPRMLLADPGTPGADPGLGWHPFLRRLLDARLKAVHDILSADVPHFATVVKDLRTLLDSEYIGPEAVVHGDLYPDNLLLTAGSVSAVIDFGTFTMTGDPLYDVAGACIYYRQYEADRLTVWRRLLDQAADRTPAGRRHLLRAYAEIIAILTCDLYPEGAKTIQATGHYQWAVTVLRDLGWSS
- a CDS encoding peptide deformylase, with protein sequence MRPSQHMRDLGVVQYGAPGLGEPARPFTLPDEWQSADTAVGQLLDAMERIRRAHDFSGKGLGVAAPQIGISRSAAVIQPPGADPIVLLNARITATSEEMDEKFEGCLSFFDVRGLVPRPLKITVETTTPEGQAVTTVYEHGLARLVHHEIDHLNGMLYTARMRAGVAPIPVEEYRQTGRPWTYEQ
- a CDS encoding NUDIX domain-containing protein, whose product is MSAPVTATVRNAAKAVVLHDGRVLLQRAHWEGQDCYFLPGGGQHPGEALGTTVRREVLEETGLDVTPERLLWLREYIGANHGGAPEDHRVEAIFLCRPEGDPDKLGGHAEDDVQTGLEWVELEKVPGLNLLPHGLRPLIADLAHAESPTRYLGDIS
- a CDS encoding AAA family ATPase, with amino-acid sequence MSTPTLVVVSGGPGTGKTTLAHGLARILGCPAIIRDEIKQGMVLSHSGYQSGGEDPLNLPTLHAFFGTLNVLLKAGVTLVAEAAFQDRLWRPNLEPLTGLAHVRVIHCTTAADIAHDRIVQRTKEDRHRAAHGDQDLLDAIAAGEHSLDSFVPISLDVPALTVDTSDGYQPGLHDIADFALAPVRSRTFSGGRSADPH